The following proteins come from a genomic window of Corynebacterium crudilactis:
- a CDS encoding rhodanese-related sulfurtransferase, whose product MATDKILLYYAFTPLSDPKAVQLWQRGLCESLNLRGRILVSSHGINGTVGGDIDDCKAYIKKTRELPGFSRMKFKWSEGSAEDFPKLSVKVRNEIVAFGAPDELQVDENGIVGGGVHLKPAQVNELVESRGDEVVFFDGRNAMEAQIGKFKDAVVPDVETTHDFIAEIESGKYDDLKDKPVVTYCTGGIRCEILSSLMINRGFKEVYQIDGGIVRYAEQFGNKGLWEGSLYVFDKRMHMEFGDDYKRLGHCIHCDTPTNKFEHCLNEDDCRELVLMCPDCFSNVETRHCKREKCADMAADFAKQGIDPLVKS is encoded by the coding sequence GTGGCTACCGACAAAATTCTTCTTTATTACGCATTCACCCCGCTCTCTGACCCTAAGGCTGTGCAGCTGTGGCAGCGTGGGCTCTGCGAATCGCTAAACCTTCGTGGTCGCATCCTAGTTTCTTCCCACGGCATCAACGGCACTGTGGGCGGAGACATTGATGATTGCAAGGCATACATCAAAAAGACCCGTGAGCTTCCAGGCTTCAGCCGCATGAAATTCAAGTGGTCTGAGGGCAGCGCCGAGGATTTCCCAAAGCTCAGCGTCAAAGTTCGCAATGAAATCGTGGCTTTCGGAGCACCAGATGAGCTGCAGGTCGATGAAAACGGCATTGTCGGTGGCGGCGTGCACCTCAAGCCAGCACAGGTTAATGAACTGGTTGAATCCCGTGGCGATGAAGTTGTCTTCTTTGACGGCCGAAACGCAATGGAAGCTCAAATCGGCAAGTTCAAAGACGCTGTGGTCCCAGATGTAGAAACCACACACGATTTCATCGCAGAAATTGAATCCGGAAAATACGATGACCTCAAGGACAAGCCTGTGGTCACCTATTGCACCGGCGGTATCCGCTGTGAAATCTTGAGCTCCCTCATGATCAACCGGGGCTTCAAAGAGGTCTACCAAATCGATGGTGGTATCGTCCGCTACGCTGAACAATTTGGCAACAAGGGCCTGTGGGAAGGCTCCCTCTACGTCTTCGACAAGCGCATGCACATGGAATTCGGCGATGACTACAAGCGCCTCGGGCACTGCATTCACTGCGATACTCCAACCAACAAGTTCGAGCATTGCCTGAATGAAGACGATTGCCGCGAATTGGTGTTGATGTGCCCTGATTGCTTCAGCAACGTTGAGACCCGTCACTGCAAGCGCGAAAAATGTGCAGACATGGCAGCAGATTTCGCGAAACAAGGAATTGATCCCCTAGTTAAGTCCTAA
- a CDS encoding antibiotic biosynthesis monooxygenase family protein, translated as MSIVKINAISVPEGAGEELEKRFAARKNAVDSSPGFEGFQLLRPVAGEDRYFVVTQWADEESYNAWRDAEKSKGGHGAHGSDKKPVASGASLLEFEVVLGSTGA; from the coding sequence ATGAGTATCGTTAAAATCAATGCCATTTCCGTACCTGAAGGTGCTGGTGAAGAGCTAGAAAAGCGCTTTGCCGCACGTAAAAACGCAGTGGATTCTTCCCCAGGATTTGAAGGCTTCCAGCTGCTTCGTCCTGTTGCTGGTGAAGACCGCTACTTCGTCGTCACCCAGTGGGCAGATGAAGAAAGCTACAACGCTTGGCGTGATGCTGAAAAATCCAAGGGTGGCCACGGAGCACACGGTTCAGACAAGAAACCAGTTGCCTCCGGAGCATCTCTACTGGAATTTGAAGTTGTTCTAGGATCTACCGGCGCTTAA